One segment of Macrotis lagotis isolate mMagLag1 chromosome 1, bilby.v1.9.chrom.fasta, whole genome shotgun sequence DNA contains the following:
- the TTC16 gene encoding tetratricopeptide repeat protein 16 isoform X2, with translation MPMEKLHEDEVVNPTLTRIFGTSIVFHGLDCSKVSVKGIIFTNKIKEHFHRGHIAMSKAEWEKAVLSFSKAITLNPQLVEAYVLRAESYIQLCDFASACQNLRKAIMLSPNQTQFIDRLCFILYLQGQCLFEEHSYMKALELFTQASELQPHKSSYRFRSMACLLALKHHQECLQMISKELKQNSNPDIYILRARLYNYFLKPNQCYQDLHQALTIKPEHPEANTLLNKLLIQAKRAREEAVNMALKGNLQDSLVRINCAIENSPMDPCYYLFRGTLFRRLKDFDAAIEDFIKSLELSPQGREVNEIAKQAQRQLLLTYNDFAVFCYTKGAYEEGVLLLNKALQGEKREKGIYINRGDCLFKLGELAFAEADYLEALTLCPGDQGARYRMGMLQEKLGLHKHHQRQYHKAEKYFSSAIEYNPEKANFYLLRAKSRLMLQDIFGARQDVATLLLLNPKHPQLVPMMANLFPGQSTESVLNSKTMVMAKTILERAMQSYLFQEPLDDLGLQNKGASPEKDVNKSQDSKPTTEQAPYSGETRICNNIPLIPTAEIQDQTLIQNNLKPAVRREGRPSSCPRD, from the exons ATGCCTATGGAGAAGTTACATGAGGATGAAGTTGTGAACCCAACTTTGACTCGTATCTTTGGGACCAGCATTGTTTTCCATGGACTTGACTGCTCCAAAGTGTCAGTCAAGGGTATTATCTTTACAAACAAGATCAAAGAACA CTTTCATCGTGGGCACATCGCCATGTCCAAAGCAGAGTGGGAAAAGGCTGTACTCTCCTTCTCCAAAGCCATCACCCTCAATCCCCAGCTG GTGGAAGCCTATGTGCTTCGGGCTGAGTCCTATATCCAGTTGTGTGACTTTGCCTCAGCCTGCCAGAACCTTCGAAAGGCTATCATGTTATCCCCAAACCAAACCCAGTTTATAGATCGTCTCTGCTTTATCCTCTATCTACAG GGTCAGTGTCTCTTTGAAGAACATTCATACATGAAAGCCTTGGAACTGTTTACCCAGGCTTCGGAGCTTCAGCCTCATAAATCCTCCTACCGCTTTCGCAG CATGGCTTGCCTTTTGGCCCTGAAACATCATCAGGAATGCCTCCAGATGATCAGCAAAGAATTGAAGCAGAATTCCAACCCTGATATCTATATCCTCCGGGCTCGATTGTATAACTACTTCTTAAAG CCAAATCAGTGTTACCAGGATCTACACCAGGCCCTCACCATTAAGCCTGAGCACCCTGAGGCCAACACACTGCTGAACAAATTGCTGATCCAGGCCAAGAGGGCCCGGGAGGAAGCAGTGAACATGGCCTTGAAGGGGAACCTGCAAGATTCTTTGGTCCGGATCAACTGTGCCATTGAAAACAGCCCAATGGACCCTTGCTACTACTTATTCAG GGGCACACTGTTTCGGAGGCTCAAAGACTTTGATGCAGCCATTGAAGACTTTATCAAGTCCCTGGAGTTAAGTCCACAAGGTAGGGAGGTTAATGAGATCGCCAAGCAGGCCCAGCGGCAGCTGCTGCTCACTTACAATGACTTTGCAGTCTTCTGCTATACCAAGGGCGCCTATGAAGAAGGCGTGTTGCTTCTCAACAAGGCCCTACAgggtgaaaaaagagagaaggggatctATATCAACAGAGGGG ATTGTTTATTCAAGCTTGGAGAACTGGCCTTTGCTGAAGCTGATTACTTGGAGGCACTGACACTTTGCCCTGGGGACCAGGGTGCTCGATACCGCATGGGAATGCTTCAGGAGAAGCTGGGGCTTCACAAGCATCACCAGAG ACAATATCACAAGGCTGAAAAATACTTCTCTTCAGCTATTGAGTACAACCCGGAGAAAGCGAACTTCTATCTCCTCCGTGCCAAAAGTCGCCTAATGCTGCAGGATATTTTTGGGGCTCGTCAAGATGTTGCTACCCTGTTGCTTCTCAACCCCAAACACCCTCAG CTAGTTCCTATGATGGCAAACCTCTTCCCTGGTCAATCTACGGAGTCTGTGCTGAACAGCAAGACAATGGTGATGGCTAAAACCATCCTGGAGAGGGCGATGCAGAGCTATCTTTTCCAGGAACCCCTGGATGACCTGGG ACTCCAGAACAAGGGTGCTTCTCCAGAGAAGGATGTGAATAAGAGTCAAGACTCCAAACCCACCACAGAGCAGGCCCCTTACTCTGGAGAGACAAGGATCTGTAACAACATTCCTTTGATTCCCACAGCAGAGATCCAG GATCAGACTCTGATCCAGAACAACTTGAAGCCAGCAGTGAGACGAGAGGGACGGCCTAGCAGCTGCCCAAGGGACTAA
- the TTC16 gene encoding tetratricopeptide repeat protein 16 isoform X6: MLSPNQTQFIDRLCFILYLQGQCLFEEHSYMKALELFTQASELQPHKSSYRFRSMACLLALKHHQECLQMISKELKQNSNPDIYILRARLYNYFLKPNQCYQDLHQALTIKPEHPEANTLLNKLLIQAKRAREEAVNMALKGNLQDSLVRINCAIENSPMDPCYYLFRGTLFRRLKDFDAAIEDFIKSLELSPQGREVNEIAKQAQRQLLLTYNDFAVFCYTKGAYEEGVLLLNKALQGEKREKGIYINRGDCLFKLGELAFAEADYLEALTLCPGDQGARYRMGMLQEKLGLHKHHQRQYHKAEKYFSSAIEYNPEKANFYLLRAKSRLMLQDIFGARQDVATLLLLNPKHPQLVPMMANLFPGQSTESVLNSKTMVMAKTILERAMQSYLFQEPLDDLGLQNKGASPEKDVNKSQDSKPTTEQAPYSGETRICNNIPLIPTAEIQASKGRWKVLFLGTQHLADFRPREGLKPLFLSS; encoded by the exons ATGTTATCCCCAAACCAAACCCAGTTTATAGATCGTCTCTGCTTTATCCTCTATCTACAG GGTCAGTGTCTCTTTGAAGAACATTCATACATGAAAGCCTTGGAACTGTTTACCCAGGCTTCGGAGCTTCAGCCTCATAAATCCTCCTACCGCTTTCGCAG CATGGCTTGCCTTTTGGCCCTGAAACATCATCAGGAATGCCTCCAGATGATCAGCAAAGAATTGAAGCAGAATTCCAACCCTGATATCTATATCCTCCGGGCTCGATTGTATAACTACTTCTTAAAG CCAAATCAGTGTTACCAGGATCTACACCAGGCCCTCACCATTAAGCCTGAGCACCCTGAGGCCAACACACTGCTGAACAAATTGCTGATCCAGGCCAAGAGGGCCCGGGAGGAAGCAGTGAACATGGCCTTGAAGGGGAACCTGCAAGATTCTTTGGTCCGGATCAACTGTGCCATTGAAAACAGCCCAATGGACCCTTGCTACTACTTATTCAG GGGCACACTGTTTCGGAGGCTCAAAGACTTTGATGCAGCCATTGAAGACTTTATCAAGTCCCTGGAGTTAAGTCCACAAGGTAGGGAGGTTAATGAGATCGCCAAGCAGGCCCAGCGGCAGCTGCTGCTCACTTACAATGACTTTGCAGTCTTCTGCTATACCAAGGGCGCCTATGAAGAAGGCGTGTTGCTTCTCAACAAGGCCCTACAgggtgaaaaaagagagaaggggatctATATCAACAGAGGGG ATTGTTTATTCAAGCTTGGAGAACTGGCCTTTGCTGAAGCTGATTACTTGGAGGCACTGACACTTTGCCCTGGGGACCAGGGTGCTCGATACCGCATGGGAATGCTTCAGGAGAAGCTGGGGCTTCACAAGCATCACCAGAG ACAATATCACAAGGCTGAAAAATACTTCTCTTCAGCTATTGAGTACAACCCGGAGAAAGCGAACTTCTATCTCCTCCGTGCCAAAAGTCGCCTAATGCTGCAGGATATTTTTGGGGCTCGTCAAGATGTTGCTACCCTGTTGCTTCTCAACCCCAAACACCCTCAG CTAGTTCCTATGATGGCAAACCTCTTCCCTGGTCAATCTACGGAGTCTGTGCTGAACAGCAAGACAATGGTGATGGCTAAAACCATCCTGGAGAGGGCGATGCAGAGCTATCTTTTCCAGGAACCCCTGGATGACCTGGG ACTCCAGAACAAGGGTGCTTCTCCAGAGAAGGATGTGAATAAGAGTCAAGACTCCAAACCCACCACAGAGCAGGCCCCTTACTCTGGAGAGACAAGGATCTGTAACAACATTCCTTTGATTCCCACAGCAGAGATCCAGGCAAGCAAAGGGAGGTGGAAAGTTTTGTTCCTAGGGACTCAACATCTTGCAGATTTCAGACCTAGGGAGGGTCTGAAACCTTTGTTTCTCAGCTCTTAA
- the TTC16 gene encoding tetratricopeptide repeat protein 16 isoform X3 has protein sequence MDLTAPKCQSRVLSLQTRSKNTYLFAWSSIHSFHRGHIAMSKAEWEKAVLSFSKAITLNPQLVEAYVLRAESYIQLCDFASACQNLRKAIMLSPNQTQFIDRLCFILYLQGQCLFEEHSYMKALELFTQASELQPHKSSYRFRSMACLLALKHHQECLQMISKELKQNSNPDIYILRARLYNYFLKPNQCYQDLHQALTIKPEHPEANTLLNKLLIQAKRAREEAVNMALKGNLQDSLVRINCAIENSPMDPCYYLFRGTLFRRLKDFDAAIEDFIKSLELSPQGREVNEIAKQAQRQLLLTYNDFAVFCYTKGAYEEGVLLLNKALQGEKREKGIYINRGDCLFKLGELAFAEADYLEALTLCPGDQGARYRMGMLQEKLGLHKHHQRQYHKAEKYFSSAIEYNPEKANFYLLRAKSRLMLQDIFGARQDVATLLLLNPKHPQLVPMMANLFPGQSTESVLNSKTMVMAKTILERAMQSYLFQEPLDDLGLQNKGASPEKDVNKSQDSKPTTEQAPYSGETRICNNIPLIPTAEIQASKGRWKVLFLGTQHLADFRPREGLKPLFLSS, from the exons ATGGACTTGACTGCTCCAAAGTGTCAGTCAAGGGTATTATCTTTACAAACAAGATCAAAGAACA CCTACCTGTTTGCTTGGTCATCTATCCACAGCTTTCATCGTGGGCACATCGCCATGTCCAAAGCAGAGTGGGAAAAGGCTGTACTCTCCTTCTCCAAAGCCATCACCCTCAATCCCCAGCTG GTGGAAGCCTATGTGCTTCGGGCTGAGTCCTATATCCAGTTGTGTGACTTTGCCTCAGCCTGCCAGAACCTTCGAAAGGCTATCATGTTATCCCCAAACCAAACCCAGTTTATAGATCGTCTCTGCTTTATCCTCTATCTACAG GGTCAGTGTCTCTTTGAAGAACATTCATACATGAAAGCCTTGGAACTGTTTACCCAGGCTTCGGAGCTTCAGCCTCATAAATCCTCCTACCGCTTTCGCAG CATGGCTTGCCTTTTGGCCCTGAAACATCATCAGGAATGCCTCCAGATGATCAGCAAAGAATTGAAGCAGAATTCCAACCCTGATATCTATATCCTCCGGGCTCGATTGTATAACTACTTCTTAAAG CCAAATCAGTGTTACCAGGATCTACACCAGGCCCTCACCATTAAGCCTGAGCACCCTGAGGCCAACACACTGCTGAACAAATTGCTGATCCAGGCCAAGAGGGCCCGGGAGGAAGCAGTGAACATGGCCTTGAAGGGGAACCTGCAAGATTCTTTGGTCCGGATCAACTGTGCCATTGAAAACAGCCCAATGGACCCTTGCTACTACTTATTCAG GGGCACACTGTTTCGGAGGCTCAAAGACTTTGATGCAGCCATTGAAGACTTTATCAAGTCCCTGGAGTTAAGTCCACAAGGTAGGGAGGTTAATGAGATCGCCAAGCAGGCCCAGCGGCAGCTGCTGCTCACTTACAATGACTTTGCAGTCTTCTGCTATACCAAGGGCGCCTATGAAGAAGGCGTGTTGCTTCTCAACAAGGCCCTACAgggtgaaaaaagagagaaggggatctATATCAACAGAGGGG ATTGTTTATTCAAGCTTGGAGAACTGGCCTTTGCTGAAGCTGATTACTTGGAGGCACTGACACTTTGCCCTGGGGACCAGGGTGCTCGATACCGCATGGGAATGCTTCAGGAGAAGCTGGGGCTTCACAAGCATCACCAGAG ACAATATCACAAGGCTGAAAAATACTTCTCTTCAGCTATTGAGTACAACCCGGAGAAAGCGAACTTCTATCTCCTCCGTGCCAAAAGTCGCCTAATGCTGCAGGATATTTTTGGGGCTCGTCAAGATGTTGCTACCCTGTTGCTTCTCAACCCCAAACACCCTCAG CTAGTTCCTATGATGGCAAACCTCTTCCCTGGTCAATCTACGGAGTCTGTGCTGAACAGCAAGACAATGGTGATGGCTAAAACCATCCTGGAGAGGGCGATGCAGAGCTATCTTTTCCAGGAACCCCTGGATGACCTGGG ACTCCAGAACAAGGGTGCTTCTCCAGAGAAGGATGTGAATAAGAGTCAAGACTCCAAACCCACCACAGAGCAGGCCCCTTACTCTGGAGAGACAAGGATCTGTAACAACATTCCTTTGATTCCCACAGCAGAGATCCAGGCAAGCAAAGGGAGGTGGAAAGTTTTGTTCCTAGGGACTCAACATCTTGCAGATTTCAGACCTAGGGAGGGTCTGAAACCTTTGTTTCTCAGCTCTTAA
- the TTC16 gene encoding tetratricopeptide repeat protein 16 isoform X1, whose protein sequence is MPMEKLHEDEVVNPTLTRIFGTSIVFHGLDCSKVSVKGIIFTNKIKEHFHRGHIAMSKAEWEKAVLSFSKAITLNPQLVEAYVLRAESYIQLCDFASACQNLRKAIMLSPNQTQFIDRLCFILYLQGQCLFEEHSYMKALELFTQASELQPHKSSYRFRSMACLLALKHHQECLQMISKELKQNSNPDIYILRARLYNYFLKPNQCYQDLHQALTIKPEHPEANTLLNKLLIQAKRAREEAVNMALKGNLQDSLVRINCAIENSPMDPCYYLFRGTLFRRLKDFDAAIEDFIKSLELSPQGREVNEIAKQAQRQLLLTYNDFAVFCYTKGAYEEGVLLLNKALQGEKREKGIYINRGDCLFKLGELAFAEADYLEALTLCPGDQGARYRMGMLQEKLGLHKHHQRQYHKAEKYFSSAIEYNPEKANFYLLRAKSRLMLQDIFGARQDVATLLLLNPKHPQLVPMMANLFPGQSTESVLNSKTMVMAKTILERAMQSYLFQEPLDDLGLQNKGASPEKDVNKSQDSKPTTEQAPYSGETRICNNIPLIPTAEIQASKGRWKVLFLGTQHLADFRPREGLKPLFLSS, encoded by the exons ATGCCTATGGAGAAGTTACATGAGGATGAAGTTGTGAACCCAACTTTGACTCGTATCTTTGGGACCAGCATTGTTTTCCATGGACTTGACTGCTCCAAAGTGTCAGTCAAGGGTATTATCTTTACAAACAAGATCAAAGAACA CTTTCATCGTGGGCACATCGCCATGTCCAAAGCAGAGTGGGAAAAGGCTGTACTCTCCTTCTCCAAAGCCATCACCCTCAATCCCCAGCTG GTGGAAGCCTATGTGCTTCGGGCTGAGTCCTATATCCAGTTGTGTGACTTTGCCTCAGCCTGCCAGAACCTTCGAAAGGCTATCATGTTATCCCCAAACCAAACCCAGTTTATAGATCGTCTCTGCTTTATCCTCTATCTACAG GGTCAGTGTCTCTTTGAAGAACATTCATACATGAAAGCCTTGGAACTGTTTACCCAGGCTTCGGAGCTTCAGCCTCATAAATCCTCCTACCGCTTTCGCAG CATGGCTTGCCTTTTGGCCCTGAAACATCATCAGGAATGCCTCCAGATGATCAGCAAAGAATTGAAGCAGAATTCCAACCCTGATATCTATATCCTCCGGGCTCGATTGTATAACTACTTCTTAAAG CCAAATCAGTGTTACCAGGATCTACACCAGGCCCTCACCATTAAGCCTGAGCACCCTGAGGCCAACACACTGCTGAACAAATTGCTGATCCAGGCCAAGAGGGCCCGGGAGGAAGCAGTGAACATGGCCTTGAAGGGGAACCTGCAAGATTCTTTGGTCCGGATCAACTGTGCCATTGAAAACAGCCCAATGGACCCTTGCTACTACTTATTCAG GGGCACACTGTTTCGGAGGCTCAAAGACTTTGATGCAGCCATTGAAGACTTTATCAAGTCCCTGGAGTTAAGTCCACAAGGTAGGGAGGTTAATGAGATCGCCAAGCAGGCCCAGCGGCAGCTGCTGCTCACTTACAATGACTTTGCAGTCTTCTGCTATACCAAGGGCGCCTATGAAGAAGGCGTGTTGCTTCTCAACAAGGCCCTACAgggtgaaaaaagagagaaggggatctATATCAACAGAGGGG ATTGTTTATTCAAGCTTGGAGAACTGGCCTTTGCTGAAGCTGATTACTTGGAGGCACTGACACTTTGCCCTGGGGACCAGGGTGCTCGATACCGCATGGGAATGCTTCAGGAGAAGCTGGGGCTTCACAAGCATCACCAGAG ACAATATCACAAGGCTGAAAAATACTTCTCTTCAGCTATTGAGTACAACCCGGAGAAAGCGAACTTCTATCTCCTCCGTGCCAAAAGTCGCCTAATGCTGCAGGATATTTTTGGGGCTCGTCAAGATGTTGCTACCCTGTTGCTTCTCAACCCCAAACACCCTCAG CTAGTTCCTATGATGGCAAACCTCTTCCCTGGTCAATCTACGGAGTCTGTGCTGAACAGCAAGACAATGGTGATGGCTAAAACCATCCTGGAGAGGGCGATGCAGAGCTATCTTTTCCAGGAACCCCTGGATGACCTGGG ACTCCAGAACAAGGGTGCTTCTCCAGAGAAGGATGTGAATAAGAGTCAAGACTCCAAACCCACCACAGAGCAGGCCCCTTACTCTGGAGAGACAAGGATCTGTAACAACATTCCTTTGATTCCCACAGCAGAGATCCAGGCAAGCAAAGGGAGGTGGAAAGTTTTGTTCCTAGGGACTCAACATCTTGCAGATTTCAGACCTAGGGAGGGTCTGAAACCTTTGTTTCTCAGCTCTTAA
- the TTC16 gene encoding tetratricopeptide repeat protein 16 isoform X4, translated as MPMEKLHEDEVVNPTLTRIFGTSIVFHGLDCSKVSVKGIIFTNKIKEHFHRGHIAMSKAEWEKAVLSFSKAITLNPQLVEAYVLRAESYIQLCDFASACQNLRKAIMLSPNQTQFIDRLCFILYLQGQCLFEEHSYMKALELFTQASELQPHKSSYRFRSMACLLALKHHQECLQMISKELKQNSNPDIYILRARLYNYFLKPNQCYQDLHQALTIKPEHPEANTLLNKLLIQAKRAREEAVNMALKGNLQDSLVRINCAIENSPMDPCYYLFRGTLFRRLKDFDAAIEDFIKSLELSPQDCLFKLGELAFAEADYLEALTLCPGDQGARYRMGMLQEKLGLHKHHQRQYHKAEKYFSSAIEYNPEKANFYLLRAKSRLMLQDIFGARQDVATLLLLNPKHPQLVPMMANLFPGQSTESVLNSKTMVMAKTILERAMQSYLFQEPLDDLGLQNKGASPEKDVNKSQDSKPTTEQAPYSGETRICNNIPLIPTAEIQASKGRWKVLFLGTQHLADFRPREGLKPLFLSS; from the exons ATGCCTATGGAGAAGTTACATGAGGATGAAGTTGTGAACCCAACTTTGACTCGTATCTTTGGGACCAGCATTGTTTTCCATGGACTTGACTGCTCCAAAGTGTCAGTCAAGGGTATTATCTTTACAAACAAGATCAAAGAACA CTTTCATCGTGGGCACATCGCCATGTCCAAAGCAGAGTGGGAAAAGGCTGTACTCTCCTTCTCCAAAGCCATCACCCTCAATCCCCAGCTG GTGGAAGCCTATGTGCTTCGGGCTGAGTCCTATATCCAGTTGTGTGACTTTGCCTCAGCCTGCCAGAACCTTCGAAAGGCTATCATGTTATCCCCAAACCAAACCCAGTTTATAGATCGTCTCTGCTTTATCCTCTATCTACAG GGTCAGTGTCTCTTTGAAGAACATTCATACATGAAAGCCTTGGAACTGTTTACCCAGGCTTCGGAGCTTCAGCCTCATAAATCCTCCTACCGCTTTCGCAG CATGGCTTGCCTTTTGGCCCTGAAACATCATCAGGAATGCCTCCAGATGATCAGCAAAGAATTGAAGCAGAATTCCAACCCTGATATCTATATCCTCCGGGCTCGATTGTATAACTACTTCTTAAAG CCAAATCAGTGTTACCAGGATCTACACCAGGCCCTCACCATTAAGCCTGAGCACCCTGAGGCCAACACACTGCTGAACAAATTGCTGATCCAGGCCAAGAGGGCCCGGGAGGAAGCAGTGAACATGGCCTTGAAGGGGAACCTGCAAGATTCTTTGGTCCGGATCAACTGTGCCATTGAAAACAGCCCAATGGACCCTTGCTACTACTTATTCAG GGGCACACTGTTTCGGAGGCTCAAAGACTTTGATGCAGCCATTGAAGACTTTATCAAGTCCCTGGAGTTAAGTCCACAAG ATTGTTTATTCAAGCTTGGAGAACTGGCCTTTGCTGAAGCTGATTACTTGGAGGCACTGACACTTTGCCCTGGGGACCAGGGTGCTCGATACCGCATGGGAATGCTTCAGGAGAAGCTGGGGCTTCACAAGCATCACCAGAG ACAATATCACAAGGCTGAAAAATACTTCTCTTCAGCTATTGAGTACAACCCGGAGAAAGCGAACTTCTATCTCCTCCGTGCCAAAAGTCGCCTAATGCTGCAGGATATTTTTGGGGCTCGTCAAGATGTTGCTACCCTGTTGCTTCTCAACCCCAAACACCCTCAG CTAGTTCCTATGATGGCAAACCTCTTCCCTGGTCAATCTACGGAGTCTGTGCTGAACAGCAAGACAATGGTGATGGCTAAAACCATCCTGGAGAGGGCGATGCAGAGCTATCTTTTCCAGGAACCCCTGGATGACCTGGG ACTCCAGAACAAGGGTGCTTCTCCAGAGAAGGATGTGAATAAGAGTCAAGACTCCAAACCCACCACAGAGCAGGCCCCTTACTCTGGAGAGACAAGGATCTGTAACAACATTCCTTTGATTCCCACAGCAGAGATCCAGGCAAGCAAAGGGAGGTGGAAAGTTTTGTTCCTAGGGACTCAACATCTTGCAGATTTCAGACCTAGGGAGGGTCTGAAACCTTTGTTTCTCAGCTCTTAA
- the PTRH1 gene encoding peptidyl-tRNA hydrolase yields MTRAALGLLGAGLSRGMSRSGPEPRPHGKRWLVAGLGNYGLQGTRHSVGMAVLNQLARHLNVADQWKRQHQCCADVVIAYFGEDELVLLKPRQLMNVNGHSVAQAAKIYQLTVEDIYLVHDELDKPLGKVAMKMGGSARGHNGVRSCISCLNSNVMSRLRIGIGRPSHSGAVERYVLDRFTAAEQEQLPQLLEQATELLLSHIRHRSLAGTTCTSPS; encoded by the exons atgACTCGCGCGGCGCTCGGGCTCCTGGGGGCCGGGCTGAGCCGGGGCATGAGCCGCTCTGGCCCCGAGCCGCGGCCTCACGGGAAGAGGTGGCTG GTGGCTGGCCTGGGCAACTATGGGTTGCAGGGCACAAGACACAGTGTGGGCATGGCTGTGCTGAACCAGCTGGCCAGGCATCTGAATGTAGCTGACCAGTGGAAGAGGCAGCATCAGTGCTGTGCAGATGTGGTCATCGCCTACTTTGGAGAGGATGAACTGGTACTTCTCAAGCCCCGCCAGCTCATGAATGTCAATGGGCACAGTGTGGCCCAAGCTG CCAAGATATATCAGCTGACAGTTGAAGATATCTACTTGGTGCATGATGAGCTGGACAAGCCCCTGGGGAAGGTAGCCATGAAGATGGGAGGCAGTGCAAG AGGTCACAACGGGGTGCGATCCTGCATCAGCTGTCTCAACTCAAAT GTCATGTCCCGGCTTCGAATAGGCATTGGACGACCTTCCCACTCAGGTGCCGTGGAGCGGTATGTGTTGGACAGGTTCACAGCAGCTGAACAGGAACAACTGCCCCAGCTTCTGGAGCAGGCAACAGAACTGCTTCTCAGCCACATCCGCCATCGGAGCCTGGCAGGGACCACATGCACAAGCCCCTCCTGA
- the TTC16 gene encoding tetratricopeptide repeat protein 16 isoform X5 — protein sequence MPMEKLHEDEVVNPTLTRIFGTSIVFHGLDCSKVSVKGIIFTNKIKEHFHRGHIAMSKAEWEKAVLSFSKAITLNPQLVEAYVLRAESYIQLCDFASACQNLRKAIMLSPNQTQFIDRLCFILYLQGQCLFEEHSYMKALELFTQASELQPHKSSYRFRSMACLLALKHHQECLQMISKELKQNSNPDIYILRARLYNYFLKPNQCYQDLHQALTIKPEHPEANTLLNKLLIQAKRAREEAVNMALKGNLQDSLVRINCAIENSPMDPCYYLFRGTLFRRLKDFDAAIEDFIKSLELSPQGREVNEIAKQAQRQLLLTYNDFAVFCYTKGAYEEGVLLLNKALQGEKREKGIYINRGDCLFKLGELAFAEADYLEALTLCPGDQGARYRMGMLQEKLGLHKHHQRQYHKAEKYFSSAIEYNPEKANFYLLRAKSRLMLQDIFGARQDVATLLLLNPKHPQLVPMMANLFPGQSTESVLNSKTMVMAKTILERAMQSYLFQEPLDDLGIRL from the exons ATGCCTATGGAGAAGTTACATGAGGATGAAGTTGTGAACCCAACTTTGACTCGTATCTTTGGGACCAGCATTGTTTTCCATGGACTTGACTGCTCCAAAGTGTCAGTCAAGGGTATTATCTTTACAAACAAGATCAAAGAACA CTTTCATCGTGGGCACATCGCCATGTCCAAAGCAGAGTGGGAAAAGGCTGTACTCTCCTTCTCCAAAGCCATCACCCTCAATCCCCAGCTG GTGGAAGCCTATGTGCTTCGGGCTGAGTCCTATATCCAGTTGTGTGACTTTGCCTCAGCCTGCCAGAACCTTCGAAAGGCTATCATGTTATCCCCAAACCAAACCCAGTTTATAGATCGTCTCTGCTTTATCCTCTATCTACAG GGTCAGTGTCTCTTTGAAGAACATTCATACATGAAAGCCTTGGAACTGTTTACCCAGGCTTCGGAGCTTCAGCCTCATAAATCCTCCTACCGCTTTCGCAG CATGGCTTGCCTTTTGGCCCTGAAACATCATCAGGAATGCCTCCAGATGATCAGCAAAGAATTGAAGCAGAATTCCAACCCTGATATCTATATCCTCCGGGCTCGATTGTATAACTACTTCTTAAAG CCAAATCAGTGTTACCAGGATCTACACCAGGCCCTCACCATTAAGCCTGAGCACCCTGAGGCCAACACACTGCTGAACAAATTGCTGATCCAGGCCAAGAGGGCCCGGGAGGAAGCAGTGAACATGGCCTTGAAGGGGAACCTGCAAGATTCTTTGGTCCGGATCAACTGTGCCATTGAAAACAGCCCAATGGACCCTTGCTACTACTTATTCAG GGGCACACTGTTTCGGAGGCTCAAAGACTTTGATGCAGCCATTGAAGACTTTATCAAGTCCCTGGAGTTAAGTCCACAAGGTAGGGAGGTTAATGAGATCGCCAAGCAGGCCCAGCGGCAGCTGCTGCTCACTTACAATGACTTTGCAGTCTTCTGCTATACCAAGGGCGCCTATGAAGAAGGCGTGTTGCTTCTCAACAAGGCCCTACAgggtgaaaaaagagagaaggggatctATATCAACAGAGGGG ATTGTTTATTCAAGCTTGGAGAACTGGCCTTTGCTGAAGCTGATTACTTGGAGGCACTGACACTTTGCCCTGGGGACCAGGGTGCTCGATACCGCATGGGAATGCTTCAGGAGAAGCTGGGGCTTCACAAGCATCACCAGAG ACAATATCACAAGGCTGAAAAATACTTCTCTTCAGCTATTGAGTACAACCCGGAGAAAGCGAACTTCTATCTCCTCCGTGCCAAAAGTCGCCTAATGCTGCAGGATATTTTTGGGGCTCGTCAAGATGTTGCTACCCTGTTGCTTCTCAACCCCAAACACCCTCAG CTAGTTCCTATGATGGCAAACCTCTTCCCTGGTCAATCTACGGAGTCTGTGCTGAACAGCAAGACAATGGTGATGGCTAAAACCATCCTGGAGAGGGCGATGCAGAGCTATCTTTTCCAGGAACCCCTGGATGACCTGGG GATCAGACTCTGA